A genomic window from Algoriphagus sp. Y33 includes:
- the rpsR gene encoding 30S ribosomal protein S18 has product MTLVNEPINRGEIRKKYCRFKKHGIKYIDYKDPNFLLKFVNEQGKILPRRLTGNSAKFQRKVAQAIKKARHLALLPFVTDGLK; this is encoded by the coding sequence ATGACACTAGTAAACGAGCCAATCAATAGAGGCGAAATCAGAAAAAAGTATTGCCGATTCAAAAAGCACGGCATCAAGTACATTGACTACAAGGATCCTAATTTCTTGTTGAAATTTGTCAATGAGCAAGGTAAAATCCTTCCTAGAAGACTTACCGGAAACTCTGCCAAATTTCAGAGAAAAGTGGCCCAGGCCATCAAAAAAGCAAGACATTTGGCGTTGTTGC